A part of Nerophis lumbriciformis linkage group LG25, RoL_Nlum_v2.1, whole genome shotgun sequence genomic DNA contains:
- the wdr83 gene encoding WD repeat domain-containing protein 83: MKYSQKSSFSILSCEVTSRMSFPLPKPQVPQLPQHLLRTIDCKQGPVRAVRFNADGQYMLSCGADKSLKLWSGSRGTLLKTYSGHGYEVLDADGSFDNSQICSCSSDKTVILWDVATGQLARKIRGHAGKINCVQFNEEATVILSGSIDGTVRCWDTRSRRNEPLQVLDEAKDSVSSLKVVKHELLTGSVDGRVRRYDLRMGQLHVDFINSPITCVCFSQDGQCTLSSSLDSTVRLLDKSTGEMLGEYTGHQMKGYKLECCLSFKDTHVLSCSEDGHVYCWDLVEGSLSLKLPVGKAVVQSLAFHPKETRLLTATEGRVQVWAAEPEEADDADIMAT; the protein is encoded by the exons ATGAAATACTCGCAGAAGTCCTCGTTTTCAATTTTGA GTTGTGAGGTTACAAGCAGGATGTCGTTCCCTCTTCCCAAACCTCAGGTTCCTCAGCTACCTCAGCATCTCCTGCGGACCATCGACTGTAAACAAGGACCCGTCAGAGCCGTGCGCTTCAATG CTGACGGACAGTACATGCTGTCCTGCGGCGCAGACAAATCCCTCAAACTGTGGAGCGGTAGCCGAGGGACGCTGCTGAAGACCTACAGCGGCCACGGCTACGAAGTCCTGGACGCCGACGG GTCCTTTGATAACAGCCAGATTTGCTCCTGCAGCTCGGACAAGACGGTGATTCTCTGGGACGTGGCCACCGGACAGCTGGCCAGGAAGATCCGCGGTCACGCCGGG AAAATCAACTGCGTGCAGTTCAACGAGGAGGCAACGGTCATCCTGTCTG GTTCCATAGATGGGACGGTGCGCTGCTGGGACACCAGGTCTCGCAGGAATGAGCCCCTCCAGGTTTTGGATGAGGCCAAAGACAGCGTCAGTAGCCTGAAAGTGGTCAAACACGAGCTGCTCACAGG GTCGGTGGACGGTCGAGTGCGACGCTACGACCTCCGGATGGGACAGCTGCACGTGGACTTCATCAACA GTCCCATCACGTGCGTGTGTTTCAGTCAGGACGGACAGTGCACGCTCAGCTCCAGTCTGGACTCCACAGTCAGGCTCCTGGACAAGAGCACGGGGGAAATGCTGGGGGA GTACACGGGACACCAGATGAAGGGGTACAAGCTGGAATGTTGCCTGTCCTTCAAAGACACGCACGTCCTGAGCTGCTCCGAGGACGGACACGTGTACTGCTGGGACTTGGTGGAG GGGTCTTTGTCCCTGAAGCTGCCCGTGGGCAAGGCCGTGGTCCAGTCCTTGGCGTTCCACCCCAAGGAGACCCGCCTCCTAACCGCCACGGAGGGGCGTGTCCAAGTGTGGGCGGCCGAGCCTGAGGAGGCGGACGACGCTGACATCATGGCAACATAA